Proteins from one Malassezia vespertilionis chromosome 2, complete sequence genomic window:
- a CDS encoding uncharacterized protein (TransMembrane:2 (i48-65o77-98i); EggNog:ENOG503NZ9K; COG:S), protein ADGWKKDARLPIFHRMMSMFGVLPPRADEVHKAAPGEKIPVFSELNQLVHLAPPVFLPFVARHLYYHYVSHDMGSPWVVWFLMFTYTMLFGMSSVLYMNRLVRRYGYLDGDVGRDTLPYNLIPKVIFEMVSASMLRPALVVLACYDPTEVPTLTIWLPVQLFLLTLTEDFYYYWGHRLCHEAESAWKIHRLHHTTKHPTTMLLAYADEIQEVFDIVGAPTLSWLTCPFGFDVTIVWMLVHLHLQLGGHSGLRLHVGSVLTGPFLRPFGWELVVEDHDLHHRHGWKDSYNYGKQSRFWDNLHGSAGDRIEGQGSNLDWNHYVSM, encoded by the coding sequence GCAGATGGATGGAAGAAGGATGCACGTCTTCCTATTTTCCACCGGATGATGTCAATGTTTGGCGTACTCCCTCCGCGTGCGGATGAAGTACACAAGGCAGCACCCGGCGAAAAAATCCCTGTTTTTAGCGAATTGAACCAACTTGTTCACCTCGCACCGCCCGTTTTCCTGCCGTTTGTTGCGAGGCATCTATATTACCACTATGTCAGCCATGACATGGGAAGCCCCTGGGTGGTGTGGTTTTTGATGTTTACGTATACGATGCTGTTTGGCATGAGTTCCGTGCTCTATATGAACAGGCTAGTCAGGAGGTATGGATACTTGGATGGAGATGTGGGACGTGACACACTTCCCTACAATTTGATTCCAAAGGTTATATTTGAAATGGTCTCTGCATCAATGCTGCGTCCCGCGCTAGTCGTACTTGCATGTTATGACCCTACCGAGGTTCCAACGTTGACCATTTGGCTTCCTGTCCAACTTTTCTTGCTCACCTTGACAGAAGACTTTTACTATTACTGGGGGCACCGCCTTTGTCACGAAGCAGAGAGCGCGTGGAAAATCCACCGTCTTCACCATACTACCAAGCATCCCACCACAATGCTGTTGGCATACGCGGACGAGATCCAGGAGGTATTTGACATTGTCGGGGCGCCCACGTTGAGCTGGCTTACGTGTCCCTTTGGATTCGACGTTACAATCGTTTGGATGCTGGTTCATTTGCATCTCCAACTTGGTGGCCATTCTGGGCTTCGTCTGCATGTGGGTTCCGTCCTCACGGGCCCTTTTCTGAGACCATTTGGCTGGGAACTAGTCGTCGAAGACCATGACCTTCACCACCGCCATGGTTGGAAAGATTCGTACAACTACGGCAAACAGTCCCGTTTCTGGGACAATTTGCATGGGTCCGCTGGTGACCGTATCGAAGGGCAAGGGAGCAATTTGGATTGGAACCATTACGTTTCTATGTAA
- a CDS encoding uncharacterized protein (COG:S; TransMembrane:4 (i69-84o90-108i172-192o237-259i); EggNog:ENOG503PAD9), with the protein MVQTKTAASDLRPRPGADAWKNKPFEELTFAQKALMTLGLVKRDDPNFSFPKPEKKIPVFLEWQQHKKLFPMIFLTFVLRWIYMRTTGNTIHPLAMYGFTLLVGSVIVDRQVKFLVDAVKRYGYLDAGAERDSVPEGMTGKLGKEFLVGFLVRPLLVHVLSYNRFEMPSLSLWLPVQLFIFTMIVDFIYYWVHRATHEVPFLWKYHSRHHTTKHPVVYLAAFADEPQEVFDVLGSPVIAYLLYPIGYDAFLIWSFYFVCVELLGHTGMRVYYPALITSTLLRPFGLEGIVEDHDLHHRMGWRDSFNYSKQSGFWDTLFGTFGERVECVPENIDYNFSI; encoded by the coding sequence ATGGTTCAAACAAAGACCGCTGCGAGCGATCTGCGGCCCCGACCGGGCGCAGATGCATGGAAGAATAAGCCATTTGAAGAGCTGACctttgcgcaaaaggcgcTTATGACACTCGGCTTAGTGAAGCGTGATGATCCCAACTTCAGCTTCCCGAAACCAGAGAAAAAAATACCAGTGTTTTTGGAATGGCAGCAACACAAGAAGCTGTTCCCAATGATTTTCCTTACATTTGTATTAAGATGGATTTATATGAGGACGACGGGGAACACCATCCACCCGCTCGCTATGTACGGTTTCACGTTGCTTGTTGGCTCGGTCATCGTGGATCGCCAAGTCAAGTTCTTGGTTGATGCAGTGAAACGGTACGGATATCTGGACGCTGGTGCGGAGCGTGACTCAGTTCCGGAAGGTATGACGGGGAAACTGGGCAAGGAATTCTTGGTGGGTTTCCTGGTGCGCCCACTGTTGGTTCACGTGTTGTCGTACAATCGATTTGAGATGCCCAGCTTGTCTCTTTGGCTTCCTGTGCAGCTCTTTATCTTTACGATGATCGTAGACTTCATTTATTACTGGGTGCACCGTGCCACTCACGAAGTACCTTTTCTCTGGAAATATCACAGTCGCCACCACACGACCAAGCACCCTGTTGTGTATCTTGCGGCATTTGCGGACGAGCCGCAAGAGGTTTTCGATGTTTTGGGGTCACCCGTTATTGCATACTTGCTCTATCCGATCGGATACGACGCATTCCTAATCTGGTCGTTTTATTTCGTCTGCGTGGAGCTCCTTGGCCACACTGGGATGCGCGTCTATTACCCTGCGTTGATTACTTCTACACTCTTGCGCCCCTTTGGCTTGGAAGGTATCGTGGAGGACCATGATTTGCACCACCGCATGGGATGGCGTGATAGCTTCAATTACAGCAAGCAATCGGGTTTCTGGGATACGCTTTTTGGAACATTTGGCGAACGGGTCGAGTGCGTGCCTGAGAATATCGACTACAACTTTTCTATTTAA
- a CDS encoding uncharacterized protein (SECRETED:SignalP(1-19)) has translation MKLILLVAAVILGVIPIFAYPSAYQCNEFPKMGKLVAGKRTGDNGKELDIKQYLMFHLNNEGEFYLRKANNNNTNQMSKAYNCTINDKNKYGIGKDSPIYDGLTNLKIELNKGISPKVAQRSGYCITMAGTSKHGNLKVPENRVTVKPCTETPTGAGLLQAFHEFHWETRDAFEAVRANEADKSLSRFEVHFDDEGTAYLTQKSSQDNNARLYWVAQ, from the coding sequence ATGAAGCTTATTCTACTTGTTGCAGCAGTCATCCTCGGAGTCATCCCTATTTTCGCCTATCCCAGTGCCTACCAATGTAACGAGTTCCCCAAGATGGGAAAGCTCGTTGCGGGCAAGCGTACTGGCGATAACGGAAAAGAACTCGACATTAAGCAGTATCTCATGTTCCACTTGAACAACGAAGGAGAATTTTACCTGAGGAAGGCAAACAACAACAACACTAACCAGATGTCCAAGGCATACAACTGCACGATCAACGACAAGAACAAGTACGGCATTGGCAAAGATAGCCCCATCTATGACGGCCTCACCAACTTGAAGATCGAGCTTAACAAGGGCATCAGCCCTAAAGTGGCGCAACGATCCGGCTACTGTATCACCATGGCGGGCACTTCAAAGCATGGAAATCTCAAGGTCCCCGAAAACAGGGTGACTGTGAAGCCATGCACAGAGACTCCAACTGGTGCCGGACTTTTGCAAGCATTCCACGAATTCCACTGGgagacgcgcgacgcgttcGAAGCCGTCAGGGCCAATGAAGCAGACAAGAGCCTCAGTCGATTCGAGGTACACTTTGATGACGAAGGCACTGCGTATCTTACGCAAAAGTCTTCCCAGGACAACAACGCCCGGCTCTACTGGGTTGCACAGTAA
- a CDS encoding uncharacterized protein (SECRETED:SignalP(1-17); EggNog:ENOG503Q3SX): MLNPWILPFVFVGSAIASKLAPSSPEVLLDYEPFGGKNASILKSPADWNRNTYPIFVHSHNDYERRVPVLEALSYGALSIESDVWLNPKDEVLYVGHDPFSLTTKRTFHAITVKPLMQAIDQANTANAVHVRNDASSLFADLQASVATKDSPWWNGYYSLGVGNTQPIQLMVDIKNDAENSWKKVLSALEPLRKRGYLTRYEYGKVIPGPIIVVGAGATPIEQVAGKHKRDVFYDCQLAELRKPGPKVQGIQYEWNSTLCPIASGDFASITGDYTGVHMPSKKINESISSVVREAHKRGIKTRFWDTPAWPAYARDRVNKLLLELGSDWINADDLSAIAKF, from the coding sequence ATGCTGAACCCCTGGATCCTTCCCTTTGTCTTCGTCGGAAGTGCGATTGCTTCGAAACTCGCTCCTTCCTCTCCCGAAGTCCTGCTTGACTATGAGCCGTTTGGCGGGAAGAACGCGAGCATTTTAAAATCGCCCGCAGACTGGAACAGGAACACGTATCCGATCTTTGTACACTCGCATAATGATTACGAGCGCCGTGTACCTGTGCTTGAAGCTCTTTCCTACGGTGCATTGAGCATTGAGTCGGATGTTTGGCTTAACCCGAAGGATGAAGTACTTTACGTGGGCCACGACCCCTTCTCACTTACTACGAAACGCACTTTCCACGCGATAACTGTCAAGCCGCTTATGCAAGCGATTGATCAAGCAAACACTGCAAATGCTGTACATGTCCGGAATGACGCATCGTCGTTGTTTGCTGATCTGCAAGCATCAGTGGCTACGAAGGACTCGCCTTGGTGGAATGGATATTATTCTTTGGGCGTCGGAAACACGCAGCCCATTCAGCTGATGGTGGACATCAAGAACGATGCTGAAAACTCCTGGAAAAAGGTGCTTAGTGCATTGGAGCcgttgcgcaagcgcgggtACCTGACGAGGTACGAGTATGGCAAAGTGATCCCAGGGCCTATTATCGTCGTGGGCGCTGGAGCGACGCCTATTGAACAGGTCGCAGGGAAGCATAAGCGGGACGTGTTTTATGATTGCCAGCTGGCTGAGCTGCGCAAACCTGGCCCCAAAGTGCAAGGCATTCAGTACGAGTGGAACTCCACATTGTGCCCTATTGCCTCAGGCGACTTTGCGTCCATTACAGGAGACTATACCGGCGTGCATATGCCTTCTAAGAAGATTAATGAGTCCATCAGCTCAGTGGTTCGTGaagcgcacaagcgcggtATCAAGACGCGTTTCTGGGACACGCCCGCATGGCCTGCGTACGCTCGGGACCGTGTTAACAAGCTCCTCCTTGAGCTTGGCTCTGATTGGATCAATGCAGATGACCTCTCGGCAATTGCCAAGTTCTAG
- the mug86_1 gene encoding Meiotically up-regulated protein 86 protein (TransMembrane:6 (i82-103o109-128i135-155o175-195i202-223o235-258i); EggNog:ENOG503NXGJ; COG:S), which produces MEVPHTDTHAVEQNSHATMESLISRMSPDEQRRAVGAARFGYGPLAHIRNTNEPMLTAFGGEMQPGLYKGVKNRKFANPAPLGLSAFACTTFLLSLINCGTLGLNSNAVVIGLAFAYGGFVQVLAGMWEMAVGNTFGATALTSYGGFWMAFAILLTPGGFHVEDQMVQSDGTSGFLNGIGLFLMAWFIFTFILCLCSIKSTVMFFLLFFTLDLCFLLLGIAHIMNDGTKPNTPILRAGGAFGLATSFLAWYNAFAGLADNSNSFIIARAIYFPWTDVGVMDSNLSEKDDSPA; this is translated from the coding sequence ATGGAAGTACCACACACAGACACTCATGCGGTGGAGCAGAACTCGCATGCAACCATGGAATCGCTAATTTCGCGCATGTCGCCTGATGAGCAGCGTCGTGCGGTTGGCGCTGCCCGTTTTGGATACGGTCCTCTTGCACATATCCGCAACACAAACGAGCCCATGTTAACGGCTTTTGGTGGTGAGATGCAACCAGGTCTGTACAAAGGTGTTAAAAATCGCAAGTTCGCCAATCCTGCACCGCTGGGTCTTTCAGCATTTGCATGCACCACATTTCTTCTTTCCCTCATCAACTGTGGCACGCTTGGCCTCAACAGTAACGCTGTTGTGATCGGTCTTGCTTTCGCTTACGGCGGATTTGTGCAGGTTCTCGCCGGAATGTGGGAGATGGCTGTTGGAAACACGTTTGGTGCTACAGCACTTACCTCGTATGGCGGATTTTGGATGGCGTTTGCAATTTTGCTCACCCCTGGCGGCTTTCATGTTGAAGATCAAATGGTACAATCCGACGGCACAAGTGGCTTTTTGAATGGAATTGGCTTGTTTTTGATGGCTTGGTTTATTTTCACATTCATCCTGTGCTTGTGTAGCATCAAGTCTACTGTGATGTTTTTCCTCTTGTTCTTTACGCTGGATTTATGCTTCTTACTTCTTGGTATCGCGCATATTATGAACGATGGCACCAAACCAAATACACCTATTTTACGagcgggcggcgcatttggTTTGGCAACATCATTCTTGGCATGGTACAATGCCTTTGCTGGTCTTGCCGACAACAGCAATTCGTTCATTATCGCGCGTGCCATTTACTTCCCGTGGACTGATGTGGGCGTTATGGACTCAAATCTATCGGAGAAGGACGACAGTCCAGCGTAG
- a CDS encoding uncharacterized protein (EggNog:ENOG503NTVZ; COG:E) yields MATALQVQSAPPFATPLGPKSNLAHGRVSKLASSKPEHQEPLKLSGILDELYESEESTPAIGRTYPTLQLRDLIYHEKADELIRELAIIISRRGVVFFKNQDISPEEQKFVTDRLGRLSGKPSSSNLHVHPVYNASRNTKDQVVDGNGTRNTDNEISVISSNINRDLEFTYKSGADEWHTDIAFENVPSDYTSLKVHTQPKTGGDTLWASGYEIYDLMSPTFRKIVENLNGYFFPREFIESTKRHGFDLHAGPRGSPANVGTHLSAVHPLVRTNPITGWKSVYAVGHHFENVEGLSAVESDMIKDYLQNLLIRNHHTQVRHRWSKNDLAIWDNRSTFHAATPDYYALGPRSGVRAVSCGEKPYFDRNSHSRKEQLGEDQLI; encoded by the coding sequence ATGGCGACGGCTCTTCAAGTTCAAAGTGCTCCTCCATTCGCGACGCCGCTAGGCCCAAAGTCTAACCTTGCGCACGGACGTGTGTCCAAACTTGCCTCCTCTAAGCCTGAGCACCAGGAGCCATTAAAACTTAGTGGCATACTAGATGAGCTGTACGAGTCGGAAGAATCTACCCCTGCTATTGGGCGTACCTATCCGACCTTGCAACTGCGCGACTTGATCTATCACGAAAAGGCCGATGAACTTATTCGTGAACTTGCCATTATTATTTCACGACGTGGCGTTGTGTTTTTCAAGAATCAGGACATCTCACCTGAAGAGCAGAAATTCGTTACAGACCGTCTTGGTCGTCTGTCTGGCAAGCCCTCATCCTCCAACCTGCATGTCCACCCGGTGTACAACGCTTCTCGCAACACGAAGGACCAGGTCGTGGATGGAAACGGGACCCGGAATACCGATAATGAGATCAGTGTAATCTCTAGCAACATTAACCGCGATCTCGAATTCACGTACAAGTCCGGCGCGGATGAGTGGCATACGGACATTGCATTTGAGAATGTCCCCTCTGACTACACCTCTCTAAAGGTGCACACACAGCCGAAAACTGGTGGCGACACACTTTGGGCAAGCGGCTACGAGATTTATGATCTCATGTCGCCCACGTTCCGCAAGATTGTCGAAAATTTGAACGGCTACTTTTTTCCGCGTGAATTTATCGAGTCTACCAAGCGCCATGGCTTTGATTTGCATGCTGGACCCCGTGGTTCGCCTGCCAATGTCGGTACACACCTAAGTGCTGTGCACCCACTTGTTCGTACGAACCCGATTACTGGATGGAAATCCGTATATGCCGTTGGCCATCACTTTGAGAATGTCGAAGGTCTCTCGGCTGTTGAAAGTGATATGATTAAGGACTATTTGCAGAATCTGTTGATCCGCAACCACCATACACAAGTGCGCCACCGATGGAGCAAGAATGATTTGGCAATTTGGGATAATCGGTCCACGTTCCATGCCGCAACTCCCGACTACTATGCCCTTGGACCCCGCTCTGGAGTACGGGCTGTTTCTTGTGGCGAAAAGCCTTATTTCGATCGGAACAGTCACTCGCGGAAAGAacagcttggcgaggatCAGCTGATTTAA